A region of Mesoplodon densirostris isolate mMesDen1 chromosome 11, mMesDen1 primary haplotype, whole genome shotgun sequence DNA encodes the following proteins:
- the LOC132498666 gene encoding protein mago nashi homolog 2 produces MAMASDFYLRYYVGHKGKFGHEFLEFEFRPDGKLRYANNSNYKNDVMIRKEAYVHKSVMEELKRIIDDSEITKEDDALWPPPDRVGRQELEIVIGDEHISFTTSKIGSLIDVNQSKDPEGLRVFYYLVQDLKCLVFSLIGLHFKIKPI; encoded by the exons ATGGCTATGGCTAGCGATTTCTACCTGCGCTACTATGTAGGGCACAAGGGCAAGTTTGGACACGAGTTTCTGGAATTTGAGTTTCGGCCGGACG GAAAACTTAGATATGCTAACAACAGCAATTATAAAAATGATGTCATGATCAGAAAGGAG GCTTATGTACACAAGAGTGTAATGGAAGAACTGAAGAGAATTATTGATGACAGTGAAATTACAAAAGAAGATGATGCTTTGTGGCCTCCCCCTGACAGGGTTGGCCGGCAG gagcTTGAAATTGTAATTGGAGATGAACACATTTCTTTTACCACATCAAAAATAGGTTCTCTTATTGATGTTAATCAGTCAAA ggaTCCTGAAGGCCTTCGAGTATTTTACTATTTGGTACAGGACCTGAAATGTTTAGTTTTTAGTCTTATTGGATTACATTTCAAGATTAAACCAATCTAA